The Polynucleobacter necessarius genome window below encodes:
- the ilvN gene encoding acetolactate synthase small subunit — MRHIISVLIENEPGALSRVVGLFSARGYNIDTLSVAPTEDPSLSRMTIVTFGSDDVIEQITKHLNRLVEVVKVFDLSEGPHIERELMMIKVRAVGKEREELKRTTDIFRGRIIDVTDKSYTIELTGAGAKLDAFIDSIDRASILEAVRSGGSGIGRGERILKV; from the coding sequence ATGCGTCATATTATTTCTGTACTGATTGAAAACGAACCAGGCGCATTGTCACGTGTAGTGGGTTTATTTTCTGCTCGCGGTTACAACATTGACACTTTGAGCGTAGCACCTACCGAAGATCCATCTTTATCTCGCATGACTATTGTTACCTTTGGTTCTGATGATGTGATCGAGCAGATTACTAAGCATTTAAACCGCTTGGTTGAAGTAGTCAAAGTATTTGATTTAAGTGAAGGCCCGCATATCGAACGTGAGCTGATGATGATTAAAGTTCGTGCTGTAGGTAAAGAGCGGGAAGAGCTTAAACGCACTACCGATATCTTCCGCGGTCGTATTATTGATGTGACTGATAAAAGTTACACTATCGAATTAACCGGTGCTGGTGCAAAGCTGGATGCCTTTATTGATTCGATCGATCGAGCATCAATTCTGGAAGCCGTCCGCTCGGGCGGTTCTGGAATTGGGCGTGGTGAGCGCATCCTCAAGGTTTAA
- the ilvC gene encoding ketol-acid reductoisomerase: MKVFYDKDADLSLIKGKKVTIIGYGSQGHAHALNLKDSGVNLTVGLRKNGASWSKAANAGLTVKEVGEAVKDADVVMILLPDEQIADVYKNKVHGNIKQGAALAFAHGFNVHYGQVQPRADLDVIMIAPKAPGHTVRGTYSQGGGVPHLIAVYQDKTGSARDVALSYATANGGGRAGIIETSFREETETDLFGEQAVLCGGTVELIKAGFETLVEAGYAPEMAYFECLHELKLIVDLIYEGGIANMNYSISNNAEYGEYVTGPRVVTEDTKNAMRQCLKDIQAGEYAKSFILENKAGAPTLISRRCLNAEHDIEVVGAKLRAMMPWIAKNKLVDQTKN, translated from the coding sequence ATGAAAGTTTTTTACGATAAAGACGCTGATTTGTCTCTCATTAAGGGCAAGAAAGTCACCATCATTGGTTACGGTTCCCAAGGCCACGCGCACGCATTGAACCTTAAAGACTCTGGTGTTAACCTTACTGTCGGTTTACGTAAAAACGGCGCTTCTTGGAGTAAAGCTGCGAATGCAGGTTTGACAGTTAAAGAAGTTGGCGAAGCTGTAAAGGACGCTGATGTTGTCATGATCTTGTTGCCTGACGAGCAAATTGCTGATGTGTACAAAAATAAAGTTCACGGCAATATTAAGCAAGGCGCTGCATTGGCATTTGCTCATGGTTTTAACGTTCATTACGGTCAAGTTCAACCACGTGCTGACCTGGATGTGATTATGATCGCCCCGAAAGCCCCTGGCCATACAGTTCGTGGCACTTACTCTCAAGGTGGCGGTGTTCCCCATTTGATCGCTGTTTATCAAGATAAAACAGGATCTGCTCGCGATGTGGCGTTGTCCTATGCAACTGCTAACGGTGGCGGACGTGCTGGCATCATTGAAACAAGCTTCCGGGAGGAAACAGAAACTGACTTATTCGGTGAGCAAGCTGTTCTCTGTGGTGGCACTGTTGAACTAATTAAAGCAGGTTTTGAGACCTTAGTTGAAGCTGGCTACGCTCCAGAAATGGCTTACTTTGAGTGCTTGCATGAGCTCAAGTTGATTGTTGACCTGATTTATGAGGGTGGCATTGCCAATATGAACTACTCTATCTCTAATAATGCAGAGTATGGCGAGTATGTTACAGGCCCACGCGTTGTTACGGAAGATACCAAAAACGCAATGCGTCAGTGTTTAAAAGATATTCAAGCTGGCGAGTATGCAAAGAGCTTTATCTTGGAAAACAAAGCTGGTGCTCCTACATTAATTTCTCGTCGTTGCTTAAATGCAGAACATGACATTGAGGTGGTTGGTGCTAAATTGCGTGCCATGATGCCTTGGATTGCCAAAAACAAGTTGGTTGACCAGACAAAAAACTAA
- a CDS encoding phosphatidylserine decarboxylase, translating to MMYPHPIIAREGWPYLVLVGVLALLVHYLGGIVGSWPFWIIFILVLQFFRDPQRIPALGRDLVLSPADGRIVVVEKANDPYAGREALKISVFMNVFNVHSNRSAVNGLVKEVQYFPGKFVNADLDKASTENERNAVVIEANGQIVTLVQVAGLIARRILCYIHVGDRLKAGERYGFIRFGSRVDVYLPLTAEPLVSVGDKVFATNTALASLPGLD from the coding sequence ATGATGTATCCACACCCTATTATTGCGAGAGAAGGCTGGCCGTATTTAGTGTTAGTAGGGGTCTTGGCATTGCTGGTTCACTACCTGGGTGGCATTGTAGGGTCATGGCCTTTCTGGATCATCTTTATTCTTGTTTTGCAATTCTTTCGCGACCCACAGCGCATTCCTGCTCTGGGTCGTGATTTAGTTCTCTCTCCAGCAGATGGCCGTATTGTTGTAGTTGAAAAAGCTAATGATCCTTATGCGGGTCGTGAAGCCCTCAAAATTAGCGTGTTTATGAATGTTTTTAATGTGCACTCTAATCGCAGTGCCGTTAATGGTTTGGTGAAAGAAGTACAGTATTTCCCGGGTAAATTTGTTAATGCAGACTTGGATAAGGCATCAACAGAAAATGAGCGAAATGCGGTCGTAATTGAGGCCAATGGTCAAATTGTCACCCTCGTTCAAGTAGCCGGTTTAATTGCCCGACGCATTCTCTGTTACATCCATGTTGGAGATCGACTTAAAGCAGGTGAGCGTTATGGTTTTATTCGCTTCGGTTCGCGTGTAGATGTGTATTTACCTTTAACAGCCGAACCATTAGTCAGTGTTGGTGACAAGGTATTTGCAACCAATACAGCTTTGGCTAGCTTGCCTGGTTTAGACTGA